Within the Miscanthus floridulus cultivar M001 chromosome 17, ASM1932011v1, whole genome shotgun sequence genome, the region CCAACCTTTCCTCCAAAAACAAACCATATGTGCGCACCCAGGCAGAACAATCCCAAGCTGCACAGAACTCGGTATCAGAAAACAAGGAAATCATGAGATGATAAGCAGGGTAGGAACAATTTTCTACCAAGCTAGAAATTCTAACCAATTGGACTGGAGTCATCCTTAAAGTTTGAAAGTTGCAGAATCCGTCCCCTTTGTGTAAAGTTAAGAAGCTCTTCTCGAAATGTAggatcgccctcgcgaagaagtCTATGGATTACTACAAGTGTTTTCAGAGCAACCTGTTGTCACAAAATATCTCATGATTTCCttgttatgtggtggtctttggacaaacataaagtcccatcaaagtacgtgaccctcatcaaggacatgtacaacaatgttgtgactagtgttcgatcaaacgatggtaacacagattacttcccgattaaaattggacttcatcaagggtcagccttaagctcgtatctctttgccttggtaatggatgaggttatcaggaacatacaaggggatatcccttggtgtatgttgttcgctgatgatgtagtgttagtggacgaaagccaggcgggagtaaataggaaactagagttatggcggcagacccttgagtctaaaggttttagattgagcagaactaaaaccgaatacatgagatacgactttggcggagttgtacaggaggagggagatgtgagtttggaagctCAAGTAGTGCCAAAGGACACCTTTCGGTATCTGGAATCGATGCTAcaaagggatggagatattgatgcggactttggccatagaatcaaagcagggtggatcaagtggcgacaagcttctggcattctctgtgacaagagggcaccacaaaagctaaaatgcaagttctatagaacggcgattagaccggctatgttgtatggagcagaatgttggcctacaaagattcgacatgttcaacaactgagtgttgcagaaatgcgtatgttgcgatggatttgcggtcacacaagaatggaccgagttcggaacgatgatatacgtgatcgcctagaggtagcaccaattgaagaaaagcttgtccaacatcggttgaggtggtttggccatgtgcaaaggagacctccagaggcaccagtgcattgtggagtcctaagccaagctaataatatgagaataggtagaggaagaccgaaattaacatggggggaggcaataaaaagagatttgaaagcttgggatatacctaaagatctatgtttgaataggagtacttggaaagcagctattgaagtgcctgaaccgtgacttggggctcttggtgggtttcaactctagcctaccccaacttgcttgaaactgaaaggctatgttgttgttgttgttgttgtatatgaaTTAAGAGAAGAATTTTAAGATTGTCTCGCAACTGCAACATTTAGCTTTGCTAATCATTCACGAAGAACCTTGAATGGAAATACTAGTTACTACCAAAAGAGAACCAATCATTTTCAAACAATTATCACAAGAATTACATAAGCTAGATCCAAAAGGTTCAACGCATAACAGAATGTAACTATTAACTTCCTTCAAAGCCCCAATTAACATAACTCAGGAAACTACAAACAACCGATCTACTAATCTAGTATACACTGAAACACTATATTTCCAAATGAAACAAGGCATTGCAACTTCTGTTATCCACTTGTAAATCTTTGATAAGAACATACCAGAAATAGTGCAGGTTACATTTCAAGTCACAGATTTCATCTCAGATCATAAAAAATATTAACTCAACTAGGGTATCGACCATAAGTAAGACTTTTTTTCTAGAACATGCAGGAGATCTGTGTATCTTTGTATTAGAGATGAGAGAGAGAAACGTCCCATACAACACAACCCTCATATCTCACTGGAGAATAAGCAGGGGACGCCTTATAAAAGACTAGAAGAACCACAAACACCTGAAACAGAAAATCAAGGAATGACACTAGCCCGGACTAAGCAGGTTAGCCCTAGCCCCTGACCTATGCCCAATTCCTTAAGCTTTCTAGCTCCAGCCAAGGCCCCAAATTCTCATCTCCTCCATATAAAATACAGATAGGCCATTGAGAGAGGGGCGAAGCACAATCGAAGACACACTTGTTTCTGTGGATCCATATGTCCAAGCACCTAAAATGACAGCACTGTTATGCTAGCCTTATCAATATTATGGCTAGCTTTCCTCCAACAATCAGCAAACCTCACTCCATAGTGCTAGATGATTAACAAGCAGCATATTGTGTGTCGTAATGTTATTTGGATGAATCAAGTAAACTGTTCACGCTTGCTCACCCAATGCTCAGCATTTTATTTAGACGAATCAAGGCTTTGTTCATGCTTGCAAACAACTCAACAGAAATTCCACATCTCATCAGGGAAATATATCATCCATAATATGATGACATACTAATGTTTAGCATGTTCGCAAAAGGGAAGTCCAATTAAAATTACATCCAAAAACAATTAAATCTCGAGAGTAAGCACGAACAAGGAAAATTTTCATGTGAGCATAGAACTTACAATCCAGTTGCGGGTCTTGGCAAGACGGCGGGCAAGCGCGTGGATGCAGTAGGCGACATCCGCCCGAGGCCTGGCGATGGACGTGGCCGCAGCAACCTCTGCAACACCACCGCACAAAAATCAACCATCATCAAACACTGCACGAAACCTAAAAGCACGCACGCCCTTCCCTCCTTCAGAGCCTCCCCTCCCCACTTAGCCTACCCTGACCACTTAGAGGCACGATCTAATTCCACCCGCCCCCGTAAACACTAAATTAGGCCGAAGCCTAAATACGCGGAAACACGGGGTATAAGAAGAATCAACTCACTGCGCAGGTGGCGCTCCTTGGGCGGGCACTCCACGTGGTTAGTAGCCTTCACGATCGCCACATCCAGATCCTACAAAAACGAGCAGACACCAATCAAAACCCGCAGATCCGAGGCTGCTCCCGCGCCCCAGCACACCACCTGCTCGCCTAGCAGACGGAGAGACTAGGGTTTGGAGCAACCGCCCAAACTTAGGTCGGAGAAAAATCCCGGGAAAATCGGGGGAGAAGACGCCGGATCGAAGGCACACCTTGAAGTCCGAGTTGAGATTGGCGAGGCTAACGGTGGTGGTGTCCTTGATGGCGCCGTAGGCCTTGCGCCAGCTCTGCATCGACGCCATTTCCTGGGCGGGCCGCTTCGTCCTCCCCGCCGCTGTTCTCCTCTTCCTTTCTGGCCTTTCTGGACTTCTGGTTCCGGGGGACGCGTATGATTCGGGTTTTTTCTATTTCCTCCTCGGGGCGGTTTTGCTGGCGTGTAAAATTTCGCCGACGAGCGGAGTAAAAATGAACAAGGCGAGGCTGTTTTTTTGTGAAGTTGCGTACGAGAGCGGGTGCGTCTGGAGTGACGACTTCCCTCTCATGGTTTACGAGCGGAGGAAGGTTCGAGGCTTCCGGAACCAGGAGGCTGCGTCTCGAGTGAGCAGACGCCTTAGATTTGTGggcgaaatttgagaatttgattagtgtagtatttttgtttttatttggtaattagtatttaattatagattaattaggtttaaaacgttcgtctcgtgattttcaaccaaactgtgtaattagttttttttcgtctatatttaatgctccatgcacgtatcgcaagatttgatgtgatggctattatagcactttttgggaaaactttttggaactaaacaaggcctgatgctagtttgttatgagagaaaaataatatactATAACTGATAAGTTTTGACTGAAATCAACGTTGCATTAAACCCCTTCGACCTAGCAGTAATATGTTTTTGGTTTATGCCATGGGCTTTCATGGTAAATAAGATGGAGTACATGCCTCATTTAATGGAAGTGCGGTTTATCTTTGACTTGTGTAAAGGTCAAAGCACAGATGGTGCACATAAGTAGGAGTAAAGCTGACGGTGGACTATAGATCTTGTTTGATCTACGTCCTGtttgcctgttcgtttggcttataagccatatttttttagtcaataaataatatttttctctcacaacaaatcagtcaacagtacttttagtcatggcttatcagtcaagcgaACGGGACACTATTTGCCATTGCAAAAGTTTAAGGTCTgtttcggctggtattaaagccggctaatAAGCCAGTTGaaactgttttattgtgagagaaaaatactggccggctgataagttcaagcgaacatgccctTAGCTGTTAAACTTTAGTCCAGCAGGGAGTGTTTTGATCCGTGGCAAAAGTTTAGTCATCGATCCTACAATGACTGATTTGTCCTTATTTAATTAAGCCATGCGAGAGAGAGGGCacaggtgggtgggtgggggctATCTGGTGTCCAATGCGCCCCAAGACGTTTTAGCCAAGTTTTGCACCCCTTGAGTAGCAAATAGATAAAACTTTAGTCCACTCCATTTGCTCACTTTTAACCCACCTGTTTGGATCCCCATGgcaaaaaaaaaggctaaaaatgtAGGATTAAAGTTTTACCATGGAATCCAAACACCCCCATAGTCGCTCTTTTCACATTATAAGAGGTGTACATGTAACAAGTCAAAAATACATTTATGCAATAAGTAGACTTTGTATCAATCAGTAATCAGCTCTTTTTTATCATTCTTGATGTTATATTTCGGCTACATAAACAAAGTTTTTATGTGGATAGTTTTATAGCTAACTAAGATGTATTATTGGTGAATGCCCGGTGTATTGCATAACATAATAATGCTTTCATTGCTGACAAGAACTCAATTACATGCAAGAACACTCCCTTATCCAAACACACGACGCCAACTACATTCATCACTAGCGGGGGACAGGTGAGAATTAAGGCATGGCGCGGTCTTACAAAACCATGGATTATTATAGCTTATAGCATCTTTAGCAAATAAAAATGGCATACTACGGTAGGCAACGGACAAACTCAAGGTATGACAGTGGCCCCACCATGTCATACCGAGAGCTCCGCCACTGACCTTTATAGTACAAATTGTTCCTTGTATATTAAGCATAAGTatgatatatataaatattttataaCTAGCTAAGTTCATCGCTATAAAGATGTCGTTATGTTGTACATTTGTGTATTTTCTCCTCGTTGGCCGTGGTGGCATGGCATTAACAAGGGTAACGCTACACTATATTTAAAGGGTGCAAATACATCCAGAAAAAAATGGTGTTTGACTAAAGTTTTACCATATATATACCCGAAGCACAAATTTATGCATCCATATGCCAAGTGTATCTCGTATATCGTTTTAGCTTTTGCCGTTGCATTACACCGTGTATAGAGATGGTCACCTCTATAcccacttaggccctgtttggaacgAAGTATTTCCACGGGAATTTTGAGGGAACAGATTCCAGAGGAAAGGAATCACGTTGGAGCGTTTGGATTAAAGGAATGCCGAGTTACGTTCCACGGGAAAGGGAGTAGCTGATGTGCAAAACGCAGGAAATAAAACATCCACTGCGATCCAAGGGAAACAATCATCGCTGGCTCTCTGCTGACCCATATTTGCCTAACATGTTACAATTCCTATGTTATAAATTCTTGTGTTTCAAACAGCCTAAATTTTTCGTTCTTGTGTTTTGAAATCCCGTAGTTTTTCATTTTTCATCATACCGTATTCCTGCGTTTTTCCTATTCCTGTGTTTTGgattccttcgttccaaacaggcccttagcgaTAGTTAAACTGACCTTTTAAACTTGATATGGTCACCATAGCTATGCCTTGACCAACTAATAAAGTATGAAAAATATAAAACTAGTTCTAATATAGATGCACACATATCActtttaaataaaaaatgaatAGTTGACTTCAGGCAACAAAAGATTCACTTATTATTTGTGACGAGGACTGAGGTACTGTTAAGTGTTTAACTACAGTTGTGATGCACTACTACTTTTTAGCATGCCAATTTCAGTATGTATGCTACTAATAACAAATATACGAATGAATTCACAGAACTGAAGGGTCTCGTGTGAAAAACGTATTTCATGCTACATGCGTCATGCTTCTCTCTGCCTATCGGTTGCTCGCTTCGTTGTCAGGCACTCTGAACGGACGCCTTCCCGCGTCGGCCAACGAACCGATGCTGGGATGTGGGCCCCTTTTCCTACCATGGAAccaaaaaaaaaggagaaaacgAATGGTTTAGTGATGTTTCCTGCCCCGCTGCCCATGACCATGATTAGCTGTTTGCCTTCAGTCTGGAAATTCTGAAttccaaagaaaaaaagaagTGAACAACCTGAAGGGCATGATTAGTTTCCAGCCTTCCAATCTGATCATTGCGCGTTGCTAAATGAAGACAGGATGGCCGGACAATTTGACACCACTTGACCACTGCCATTATTGATTTATGTTGTTCCCAATCATTGCTTGGATTTACTAGGTTTTAGGCGCAGCCATGAATCTACAGTTGTTGCTAACTTGACATCTAGTAGTACTTCTCCCGCAACAATTGTAGTAGCACCTAAACTCCTTTTGGATGCAGTTCGGTGGTTGGCAGTTAGGGTTTGATTTTACGGCCCTGTTtatttgtcttataatccgtacttttcagtttttttagtcgaaacagtattttcctctcacaacaaattaaccggaacagtgtttcggcttatcagcgaagcgaacggggcctatatccTGATGATATTCCTTTTCAACAAGGAGACTCAATCTCATTCTAATTTCTTTAAGAAAGAGTCTGTCtatccaacaaccatgtgttttatgtagtttcaacacatgaatttttttacaccatagaattaagatccaacagccccTATCCTCTTTCTACATttagccttcttctacctccagataatcacaaatcacaagatcacagatctaTAGATCTACAGATcataagaaacaatttttttttttctatggaaggacaaatcacaaATCGTAGAGGAAGAGGTACTGGAGCTGGGAGCGGCGCGTACCGACGGTGCTCGTGCCGTCATGTCAGCTCCTGTGCTCCGTCACATGGTCACCCGCTCTCTCCGTCAGGCGTCAGGTGTCACAGGGTCATGCCGGTGATCTCCggtgaaaaaaaagagaaaaaattcatgtgtttttttcctctaaaacacacgtgtgttgtatagcatttctcttAAGAAAAAGGAAGATTGCTTCATTTTGCTGTGCTAATGCATAGTACTCGGAGAAGCCACAAcaaatctgatttttttttttaagaaaacaatAGAAAGTGTGTTCATCAACATTGCTTGAAGAGAGAAGGCATGCACAAGTGATAGTCTAGTTATTTTATTTACTATTCGGTTTTGGATATGAACTGAACAGTGTCTTGGACTGTTTCCCCAAGGAACAAGGAATGGCAGGCATCTGGTCCCTGTGTTGACATGCCATGTCGACATGTTCTGGAATCTGGACCAGGCCATGCCCCATGACCAGCCGTCCATGGCGGCTTGGCGGATGGTACAACAAAGGGGGGCCCTTCTCGTGTGGTGCTTTGGGCTGTCCCCTTCCTCCAGTCTTCACGCCGCTCTCTGGTGGGCTTTTACTTGGTTTGTAGTACTACCTGGCAGGATCCTCTGCGCTCTTCGACTCTACGGTCTACGCTACGTTGCTCACACTTCAAGAACCTGAACCTTCAGGGAACAGGCATTCTCACTTCCCGCGGGCCGCGGCCACGGGTCTTCAATGTGATCCACCGGTAAACAACCATGTGTTAAGGCCATAGTACTCAGATACGTAAATGCAGCTCCCAGCCAAGTCAGTCGTTGGCACCCTGGGCAAAATGGCAAGAGGAGGACCGTGGTCCACGAAGGACCACTTGGGTAAATGCAATGGCAAATTGGCAATGCAACAACAGAAAGGAAAGGCCGGGCCAATATGGTACTACTACTCCCAAGTCTCCAACTCCACGACTGCCCCATAAACATTCATCAGCCATCACGAGCTGCAGCGTTTTGCTACAGTTCAAAAGATCGCTGTCCCAACTCCCAGGCCTGTTCACGGGAACTTATCAGCCggtttatcagctagaatctacagtatttttctctcacaacgaatcagcttcagccgactttaataccagctgaAGAGGCCCGCCGCGGCACAAATGATGACCTGTCATGGAATCTTGTACACCACATATGACACGAGGGAGGCTCTTCCAGTGCAGAAAGCTTCGGCAACCTCCAATCACAGGATAGGGAGGCCCTTACCACCTACTTTTTGATGAAAGTGCCTACGAACTTAGGACAGCGATCTCAAAAATCATGATGCTTCAATAGCAAAATATTTACAGCTATACATCGTGTTACTCCGATCTTTTCAGACAAATTTTACTCACCAGTCATCATCATGTACTGTACGAAGTAAGTAGGATAGTGTAGTATACCATCACCAGTGCTAATGGGCGACGTTTTATACAGCAGAAGTGGACAATGTACAGGtgcgccggcggccggcggcctaCTCCTCCCTGGGTATCCACCGGCTCCACCAGATGCTTTTGCGCTGGCTGGCGAGCTTGTCCATGCTCTCGTTGATCGTTTTCACGATCTTCTTCTGCAGGCGCAGCACGGAGGCAAGCACGTTCCGCTGGGCGCTGCCTTTCTTTGGTTTTATTTCCTGCACGACACAGAGAAAAAGCACACACACAAGTGGTGAGTCTTCGGTCTTCTCCTGACAGATCATACGTTTATGATTTATCCCAGGTGTCAGAGCATGCAGAAAACGAAACGAAACGCTGTCTGTCTTCTAAGTTCTAACTGCTTCAACAGCTATTGGCATTTCAAATCTTTTGTGTGTTCTATGTAATGTAAGATTAGTGATTTGAAAGGAAAAGCTTCAGCTTGTTTGTCTAAGAACTGCTGGAACAAAGCAATAACTCCAGTACGTATTTTCAAGCCTTTGTGTGTTCTAAACTACTAGTTAGTATGCAATCATATGCCTCAAAAGGATAGGTAAGGCTGCTATACATACCCTAAGCTCTTGAAGCTGTGCTTCTGTAAAGCCTCCCACATCTTCAGTTCCTGACCTTGCCATGAGGCCAATAACCCACCGAGCGGCTTCACTGTAGTCCTTCTGGGTTGCCCGGAACAGTTGCAGTTGAGCGTTTTGCATGACCGAGAGGCCAAGGAGCCCTTCACGGTTAAAGTATGGGTGTGCCAATGCGCCCTCAGCACTGGTCCTTTGCCGTGCTTTGTACCGGACCATTGACGTGAGAAGTTCCCATCCGATACCATTGTCTAGATCCATGATGTCAAAGCCCCTCCGAAGCTCAGCAGTCGCTCGTGGCTCCACCAGATTCCTCCAGGCTTGCAAGTCATAATCGCATCTCTTCAGTTGGCGATTAAATTGTATGAGGCTGCTGTCAGTTCGTAGTGAAGGGAATGCCTACAAAAGAAAACAATGTCCTGTTAATAAAGATATTACAACAACTTAAAGATATACAATGAAATTCCACAGAAAGATGCTGCCACTGTATGTCTGGAATTGGgaagagacaaaaaaaaaaaaacaataagaTCCTCCGAGCAGATTTTACTGCAAATCTGCATCTTACAACACCATGGTAAAAAAAATGGATTGAAATGACAGTGTAAACTGCTCAAGTCTGATTTCACTCCACGGTATATACAGATGATGGTTGCTGAACCAGAGTGTGGAGATGTAGCAAGCTGCAGAGCATACTCCACGTATATTAAGAAGGCGAGGACAAAGTGTAGGTTGCTAGAGCTAGAAAAGGAGGTTGGATGAAGAGAATAAAACACACTTGAAGTATAGCATGGTGTCGCAGCCTTATGTACTGTTGCAACAAAAAATAGTTCTCATTTCAATAAAATATAATGATGATCGCATACGCTAATAAATATGTGTGCTCATAAATCATAATGATCAGATGAGCAAATGCAACCACCTAATACAACAGTGACTGCAAGCACATGCTAGCCAAAAACTGGACAGTGTTTTGAAGAGACGAACAGAGTAGAAGAGCCTATCCAAGCAGCAGTGTAGTGTAGAGGGAAGATCAGCACTATGATGGGATTCGAACCATGAACAAGAAAAATCATTGCAGAATGCGGAGATCAGAAAATACCAGTTTTAGACCTTTTCAGATTTCCTAGTCGTGTGCTCTAAGATATACCAGTGCCGCTGCTGCGCCTAGCATTCAATGTATGCTCATACTGATCTTTGATACATAACTGTGCCTCTACTAATTTTTAATACATAACTGTGCCTCCACATCTGTTTTGCAGATACCTACAAATATATGCTAATATGCTATTCCCTGTGATCACTCACCATCTGTAAGAATATGAGCCCCAAGCTATATATGTCAAATCTATCAGGAAGATTCAGCTGTCAACGAAAAATATCACTGTATAAGCTTAagaaattatccttattggaacaATTATCTCAAAAACATGAAAAGAAAAATCAGTTCGAAGGAAACCTGCCACAGGACTGGAGACAAAGTTGTTGCAACAGGAACAGAAGGAGCAGATGGGGTTTGCGTGCTCATAATATACTGCTCTGGTGCAGCATACCTGCCAGGTAATTTTAGAGCTTCAACAACCTTTTCTAGTGAAACCATTAGCACAAACAGCTTTGCAAGGTAAAATGTTTTCCTAGTGGAGAATTTTCCTTGATGTTGCCATGTTATGCACTTATTGACAATGAAGGTAGCCAGTACCTTGGATCCAAAAGGAACTCTTTAGGAATATAGTTAATTCCTACTCGTAAGTCAGCTGCTGCTCCAAGATCAATAATTTTGAAGATTCTTGATCCTACCAGAGAGAAACATTTGCAAATTAATGCAAAATATTTTATCATGAAATTGCAAACAAACTGAGATCCTTTTATTACCCTCTGAAAATATCACATTTTGAGGTTTTATATCTCTGTGAACAATGCCTGTCGAATGAAGTCCATCAAGAGCAAACAAGAGTTGTCTCATCACCGTTTGAATGATCTTATTCTCTCTCGCTATTCCTTTTGGCAAGTCCTGGACATTGCCAAGAATTTTTGTCTCCACCTAATTGGTGAAAAAAAATCGAGTCACAGCTGTTATTCTGTTAAGTATATAACAGCTACTCCATGCCACTGTAAATTTGTGACTTCTCAGTTGACTCAAAAGTTAGAATGCATCACATGGAAGGTTTAACTTGTCTCTCAGCAATAGATAAGTATGAAAGATTGCAATTTGCCATACAACGACAATGCTAACTTAACAAAAGGAAGACAATAAGACAAGCCTGACTattcttaacaaaaaaagaaaaagaaaaaaaaaagaaagaaaaacatgCCTGACTACTCTCACTGACTGTGGATCACAAACTGAGGCTAATGTCTAATAAGCTAAAGGATCATACTTATCTCGCTAAACAAGCATAGTTCCAAACAAACACAACTGATCACACATAAAGTTCAATGGAACTGATTAATCAACTTTTCCATTCTAGTACAGCTAAGCAAGTCAACACAGTGCAAGGTAGACATAAAGTACACCTGAGAAGATTTCAGCATCAAGGTGGCAATCATCAGTTAAATCAACAGCAGTTCATTCAAACAAGTAACTAACGCAACAAACATGAGAAAAAAAGCTGGTTCAGATGAAGTTTAAGCAACCAGAGTAACTTGACTGACTCAAGACTTTTTCAAGGTGGATGGCAGAACTTACATTGTAAGGGAATTCCTTGCTTTGCATGAGATCATAAAGTGTATCCTCGCCTTCAAAACGCCAAATAATCCAGTATTCTTCAGCTCTGCCCTTTGCTTTGGTCTAAAAGGCAACATGCAATGCCTCAGGAATCAACCAAATTCTAGTAAATATAAATCTAAGACCATTTTGAACTTATTATCCTTTGTTGAGAAAAAGGGACTgggagaaaaagaagaagaagaaaaaacaacaACTCTCCAACACAAACGAACTGTGACTGTGAGTATACCTCGCGAAAGCCATAAAGAAAATCCGCACAACTACTGGCACATGCCCTCCTGACACGTTCATTCATCCAAATCTCCACTGCTCCATACTCTGTTGCCTTCTTCACGACCACATTCCCTTGCTTCAAAGATGAACAAAAGGTTTTAGATATCCATTCATATGACCGTTTGTTCACAAAAATTGCCAGGGTTTTAGAAAACCTGAAGTCTTCAAATCCAACATTGTCAATAAACTATGAAACTGATTACCATATATTAACAACAACCACATAGTGCACAGTTAGCTACTTAGCTCGTGAAGTCACAATATTGAACGTACatccatccccccccccccccccccccccccccccc harbors:
- the LOC136518729 gene encoding uncharacterized protein — encoded protein: MWWSLDKHKVPSKYVTLIKDMYNNVVTSVRSNDGNTDYFPIKIGLHQGSALSSYLFALVMDEVIRNIQGDIPWCMLFADDVVLVDESQAGVNRKLELWRQTLESKGFRLSRTKTEYMRYDFGGVVQEEGDVSLEAQVVPKDTFRYLESMLQRDGDIDADFGHRIKAGWIKWRQASGILCDKRAPQKLKCKFYRTAIRPAMLYGAECWPTKIRHVQQLSVAEMRMLRWICGHTRMDRVRNDDIRDRLEVAPIEEKLVQHRLRWFGHVQRRPPEAPVHCGVLSQANNMRIGRGRPKLTWGEAIKRDLKAWDIPKDLCLNRSTWKAAIEVPEP
- the LOC136517331 gene encoding serine/threonine-protein kinase STN7, chloroplastic-like, with translation MAASGLGLSTSFLPGHDTFLRRRRRRPASPAAASFRLVTAELGGVATGLGRQLVEAVGVGLPCTVMQCGDVIYRSTLPQNDGLTITAPGVALALAAVSYLWATPGVAPGFFDMFVLAFAERLFRPTFRKDDFVLGKKLGEGAFGVVYKASLANPEAAKKQGNVVVKKATEYGAVEIWMNERVRRACASSCADFLYGFRETKAKGRAEEYWIIWRFEGEDTLYDLMQSKEFPYNVETKILGNVQDLPKGIARENKIIQTVMRQLLFALDGLHSTGIVHRDIKPQNVIFSEGSRIFKIIDLGAAADLRVGINYIPKEFLLDPRYAAPEQYIMSTQTPSAPSVPVATTLSPVLWQLNLPDRFDIYSLGLIFLQMAFPSLRTDSSLIQFNRQLKRCDYDLQAWRNLVEPRATAELRRGFDIMDLDNGIGWELLTSMVRYKARQRTSAEGALAHPYFNREGLLGLSVMQNAQLQLFRATQKDYSEAARWVIGLMARSGTEDVGGFTEAQLQELREIKPKKGSAQRNVLASVLRLQKKIVKTINESMDKLASQRKSIWWSRWIPREE